The Mucilaginibacter mallensis genome has a segment encoding these proteins:
- the trpS gene encoding tryptophan--tRNA ligase has translation METVVSGIRSTGNLHLGNYYGAIQNFIKMQHEYNCYFFIADLHSLTTHPTPENLHNNVKQVLVEYLAAGIDPEKATIYVQSHVPEISELYLYLNMNAYLGELERATSFKDKVRANPDNVNAGLLTYPVLMAADIIIHKATKVPVGKDQEQHLEMARTFGNRFNRLYNHDYFPEPYAFSYGSNLVKIPGLDGKGKMGKSEGEGNAVFLSDTPEAIRKKVMRAVTDGGPTVENQEKPVEIQNLFDLMAVVSSPDTYEHFDNLYNTCQVRYGDLKKQLAEDMIIATAPIRARINEIANDAAYLKKVAHFGAEKARESASKTIREVREIIGFRSF, from the coding sequence ATGGAAACTGTTGTTAGTGGTATACGTTCGACCGGGAACTTACACCTTGGAAATTATTACGGAGCGATACAGAATTTTATAAAAATGCAGCATGAATATAACTGCTACTTTTTTATTGCCGATCTGCACTCATTAACCACCCACCCTACTCCTGAAAATTTGCATAACAATGTAAAACAGGTACTGGTGGAATACTTAGCCGCCGGTATCGACCCGGAGAAAGCTACCATATACGTACAATCGCACGTACCTGAAATATCTGAACTGTACCTGTATCTTAACATGAACGCCTATTTGGGCGAACTGGAACGAGCTACATCTTTTAAAGATAAAGTACGCGCCAACCCCGATAACGTTAACGCTGGCCTGCTTACCTACCCTGTATTAATGGCTGCCGATATTATCATCCATAAAGCTACCAAAGTACCCGTGGGCAAAGACCAGGAGCAGCACCTTGAAATGGCGCGCACCTTTGGCAACCGCTTTAACAGGTTATATAATCACGATTATTTCCCCGAGCCATACGCGTTCAGTTACGGCAGCAACCTGGTAAAAATACCCGGATTGGATGGCAAAGGGAAAATGGGAAAATCCGAAGGTGAAGGCAATGCCGTTTTCCTGTCGGATACCCCGGAGGCGATCCGCAAAAAAGTAATGCGCGCTGTTACTGATGGCGGCCCTACAGTTGAAAATCAGGAAAAACCTGTAGAAATACAAAACCTTTTCGACCTGATGGCTGTAGTATCTTCGCCCGATACTTATGAACATTTTGATAATCTGTATAACACTTGCCAGGTACGCTATGGCGATCTGAAAAAACAGCTTGCTGAAGATATGATCATCGCCACGGCCCCTATACGTGCCCGGATCAACGAAATTGCAAATGATGCCGCATACCTTAAAAAGGTAGCTCATTTTGGTGCCGAGAAAGCCCGCGAAAGCGCGTCAAAAACGATTCGCGAAGTAAGAGAAATTATCGGTTTCAGAAGTTTTTAG
- a CDS encoding deoxynucleoside kinase — protein MHIAIVGNIGAGKTTLAELLAKSYGWEPLFEAVDNNPYLEDFYNDMKRWSFNLQIYFLNSRYRQLMDIQKSGRNIVQDRTIYEDAFIFAENLHDMGLMTTRDYENYRSIFDNMTAYIKPPDLLVYLKASVPTLVNNIQRRGREYEIGIRIDYLSKLNEKYQKWITGYNLGKLLIIDKDVIDFANNTEDMATVVQLIEREINGLF, from the coding sequence ATGCACATTGCTATTGTAGGAAATATAGGCGCAGGCAAAACCACGCTTGCTGAATTATTAGCCAAAAGCTACGGTTGGGAACCACTATTTGAAGCCGTTGATAACAATCCTTATCTGGAGGATTTTTATAATGACATGAAACGATGGAGCTTTAATTTGCAGATCTACTTTTTAAACAGCCGCTATCGTCAGCTGATGGATATCCAGAAAAGCGGTCGTAATATAGTTCAGGACAGAACCATTTATGAAGACGCCTTCATTTTTGCCGAAAACCTGCATGATATGGGTTTAATGACCACCCGCGACTATGAGAATTACCGTTCCATATTTGATAATATGACCGCCTATATTAAACCACCCGATCTATTAGTTTACTTAAAGGCATCTGTCCCTACGCTGGTTAACAATATCCAGCGCCGTGGCAGAGAATATGAGATTGGTATCAGGATAGATTACCTATCAAAACTTAACGAAAAATACCAGAAATGGATAACCGGTTATAACCTGGGCAAATTGCTGATAATTGATAAAGACGTAATTGATTTTGCCAACAATACCGAAGACATGGCTACCGTTGTACAGTTGATTGAGCGGGAAATAAACGGGTTATTTTAG
- the kdsB gene encoding 3-deoxy-manno-octulosonate cytidylyltransferase: MNILGIIPARYASSRFPGKPLVDIAGKSMIQRVYEQAKKCTSLTEVIVATDDDHIYDHVIGFGGVAVMTASHHQSGTDRCAEVALLHPQYDVIINIQGDEPYIDPEQITKVATCFTSAGVQLATLIKKILSFDELNNPNSPKVIINKSAEAIYFSRTPLPYLRGHEYKDWLNHYTYFKHIGIYGYRADVLQQVTKLPISSLEKAESLEQLRWIENGYRIKVAETGLETHAIDIPEDLEKLLKLNL, from the coding sequence ATGAACATTCTAGGCATCATACCTGCACGCTACGCATCATCCCGCTTTCCGGGCAAACCATTGGTTGATATTGCAGGCAAAAGCATGATACAGCGTGTTTACGAGCAGGCTAAAAAATGCACTTCATTAACCGAGGTTATTGTTGCCACAGATGACGACCACATATATGACCATGTAATCGGCTTTGGGGGCGTTGCAGTAATGACAGCCTCACACCACCAAAGCGGTACCGATCGCTGTGCTGAAGTAGCCTTACTCCATCCACAATACGATGTGATCATCAATATACAGGGCGATGAACCTTATATCGATCCGGAACAGATAACAAAAGTTGCCACCTGCTTTACTTCAGCCGGTGTGCAGCTGGCTACACTCATCAAAAAGATCCTGTCATTTGATGAGCTGAACAACCCTAATTCACCAAAAGTTATCATCAATAAATCAGCTGAGGCTATCTACTTTTCACGCACCCCGCTACCCTACCTGCGCGGGCACGAGTACAAGGATTGGCTTAACCATTACACTTACTTTAAACACATAGGTATTTATGGCTACAGGGCCGATGTTTTGCAGCAGGTAACCAAACTACCCATATCCTCATTAGAAAAAGCTGAAAGCCTGGAACAACTCCGCTGGATTGAAAACGGCTACCGTATTAAAGTTGCAGAAACCGGGCTGGAAACACATGCCATTGATATCCCCGAAGACCTGGAAAAGCTGCTAAAACTTAACCTTTAA
- a CDS encoding FIST signal transduction protein: MRINQHHYINKVWKDYSINPSLDTQKCQLVLAFGSPALIVDPEIYNHLKVKYPAANIVFSSTSGEIIDDNVYDDTIVVTAIELAHATITCSNTHIKKHNNSFESGAYLMQELNKPGLKCVFIISDGTFINGSELVAGFNANNPGHVPVTGGMAGDADRFSSTFTSINAVPSQGNVIAIGFYGDGLSVYHGSCGGWDEFGPERTITKADKNVLFEIDGSNALDLYKQYLGDYVKELPGSALLFPLSLKLSGADNTLVRTILSIDEDKKIMTFAGDLPVGSKVRLMKANFEKLINASSSAAEDATGAHKVELAVLVSCVGRKLVLNDRTDEELMAAKEIFGDKTAITGFYSYGELSPFNKGTQCELHNQTMTITTFTEN; encoded by the coding sequence ATGAGGATCAATCAGCATCATTATATCAATAAAGTCTGGAAGGATTATTCTATAAATCCTTCATTAGATACTCAGAAATGTCAGTTGGTACTTGCGTTTGGCTCTCCGGCATTAATAGTTGATCCTGAAATATATAACCACCTCAAAGTCAAATACCCGGCAGCAAACATTGTTTTTTCATCCACATCGGGCGAAATAATTGACGATAATGTTTATGACGATACCATTGTGGTAACCGCCATTGAATTAGCCCATGCAACCATCACCTGCTCCAATACGCACATAAAGAAACATAACAACAGCTTCGAGAGTGGTGCTTATTTAATGCAGGAATTAAATAAACCGGGCTTAAAATGTGTGTTTATCATCTCCGATGGCACTTTTATTAATGGCAGCGAGCTGGTAGCCGGGTTCAATGCCAATAACCCAGGCCATGTGCCCGTTACCGGCGGCATGGCCGGCGATGCCGATAGGTTCAGCAGCACCTTTACCAGTATAAATGCGGTACCATCACAGGGCAATGTAATAGCTATTGGTTTTTACGGCGATGGCCTTTCTGTTTACCATGGTTCATGCGGTGGCTGGGATGAATTTGGCCCCGAGCGCACCATCACCAAAGCTGATAAAAATGTATTGTTTGAGATTGATGGCAGCAACGCGCTCGATCTGTATAAACAATATTTAGGCGATTACGTAAAAGAACTGCCAGGCTCAGCTTTGTTGTTCCCGCTTTCGCTAAAACTCAGCGGGGCCGATAATACCCTGGTAAGAACTATTTTAAGCATTGACGAAGATAAAAAAATCATGACTTTTGCCGGAGATCTACCTGTAGGAAGCAAGGTTAGGCTAATGAAAGCCAATTTCGAAAAACTCATAAATGCCTCATCAAGCGCTGCCGAAGATGCCACTGGCGCTCATAAAGTGGAATTGGCGGTATTGGTGAGTTGTGTTGGCCGCAAGTTGGTTTTGAACGACAGGACTGATGAAGAACTGATGGCTGCAAAGGAAATTTTTGGTGATAAAACAGCCATTACCGGCTTTTACTCCTATGGCGAATTATCGCCCTTTAATAAAGGCACGCAATGCGAGCTGCACAACCAAACCATGACCATTACCACTTTTACAGAAAATTGA
- a CDS encoding ATP-binding protein, whose translation MQTMDYHHLLNKQVKKLLPESYLEDDTIVQFLNAINNSFNNFDKAKNLADHAFNISEQEYQQVTANLREQNKIKQRSISQIKEAIKSLDPKAEFKMDDSDDDLIHIISFLKQRIEEAKLLELELINAKDVAEKAALAKTQFLSVMSHEIRTPMNAVIGFTHLLIHQDPKPEQVEFLNFLKFSAENLLVLINDILDFNKIEAGKIEFESVDFSIKDLISNTRLSLLQKANEKDIKIKLMLDQDLPNALIGDPVRLGQILTNLISNAVKFTNSGKVTITASLAQHDNEHSTIDFEVADTGIGIMPDKLDYIFDSFSQASSDTTRKFGGSGLGLTITKRLLQLQGSDIYVKSEYGKGSEFTFSLTFKNSSKHINNILNSDEFYSLKSLKGTKLLIAEDNLINVILAKEFMKQWDVDCDVAENGEIALMLVKTNNYDMVLMDLQMPEMDGYQTTIAIRELEGEKYKKLPILALTASAMLDIQDQAFTVGMNDYISKPFNPNELHRKIVEYSNKN comes from the coding sequence ATGCAGACCATGGATTATCATCATCTTTTAAACAAACAAGTTAAAAAGCTGCTTCCTGAAAGTTATCTGGAAGATGATACCATTGTTCAGTTTTTAAATGCTATAAACAACTCATTTAATAATTTTGATAAGGCTAAAAACCTGGCCGACCATGCTTTTAACATTAGCGAACAAGAATATCAGCAGGTAACCGCCAATCTGCGCGAGCAGAATAAAATAAAACAACGTTCCATTTCGCAGATAAAAGAAGCCATAAAATCGCTTGATCCTAAGGCAGAATTTAAGATGGATGATTCGGACGATGACCTTATACATATCATCAGTTTCCTTAAACAACGTATTGAAGAAGCCAAATTGCTTGAGCTGGAACTCATTAATGCCAAAGATGTAGCTGAGAAGGCCGCTTTGGCAAAAACACAGTTCCTTTCTGTAATGAGCCATGAGATCCGTACGCCCATGAATGCGGTAATTGGTTTCACACACCTGCTCATTCATCAGGACCCAAAGCCCGAACAGGTGGAGTTTCTTAATTTCCTTAAATTCTCTGCCGAAAACCTACTGGTGCTGATCAATGATATACTTGATTTTAATAAGATAGAGGCCGGCAAAATAGAGTTTGAAAGCGTAGATTTTAGTATAAAGGACCTGATCTCGAACACCCGCCTTTCGTTACTGCAAAAAGCAAATGAAAAGGATATCAAAATTAAGCTAATGCTTGATCAGGACCTGCCAAATGCATTAATAGGCGACCCTGTGCGCCTGGGCCAGATATTGACCAACTTAATAAGCAACGCGGTAAAGTTTACCAACAGCGGTAAAGTAACCATTACTGCGTCATTAGCCCAGCACGATAATGAACACTCCACCATTGATTTTGAGGTAGCTGATACCGGCATAGGCATAATGCCCGATAAACTGGATTATATATTTGATAGCTTTAGCCAGGCCAGCTCTGATACCACCCGCAAATTTGGCGGCAGTGGCCTAGGTTTAACCATAACTAAACGGCTATTACAATTACAAGGCAGCGATATTTATGTAAAAAGCGAATATGGCAAAGGCTCGGAATTTACATTTTCACTCACCTTTAAAAACAGCAGTAAGCATATCAACAACATCTTAAACAGCGATGAATTTTACTCGTTGAAAAGCTTAAAAGGCACTAAGCTGTTGATTGCCGAGGATAACCTGATAAACGTTATACTGGCCAAAGAATTTATGAAGCAGTGGGATGTGGACTGTGATGTGGCCGAGAATGGTGAAATAGCCCTAATGCTGGTAAAGACCAATAATTACGATATGGTTTTGATGGACCTGCAAATGCCCGAGATGGATGGCTATCAAACAACAATAGCTATAAGGGAACTGGAAGGAGAGAAATACAAAAAGCTGCCGATATTAGCGCTCACGGCGTCGGCTATGCTGGATATACAGGATCAGGCTTTTACCGTAGGCATGAATGATTATATCAGCAAGCCATTTAACCCCAATGAGTTACATCGTAAAATAGTGGAGTACAGTAACAAGAATTAG